From a region of the Chitinophagales bacterium genome:
- a CDS encoding deoxyhypusine synthase family protein, translating into MSKPITEFIEKHYLHFNAAALVDAAKGYEKHLNNGGKMLVSLAGAMSTAELGKSLAEMIRQDKIQIISCTGANLEEDVMNLVAHSHYKRVPDYRDLTPKQERELLDKGLNRVTDTCIPEEEAFRRIEHKIVKKWQKAEAEGKRFFPHEFLYQLLLDGDLEEYYEIDPKNSWMLAAAKKNLPIIVPGWEDSTLGNIFAAHCMLGDVKPSTMKSGIEYMMWLADWYTDNSQEPGIGFFQIGGGIAGDFPICVVPMMYQDLERTDTPFWSYFCQISDSTTSYGSYSGAVPNEKITWGKLDENTPKYIVESDATIVAPLIFAYLLGW; encoded by the coding sequence ATGTCAAAACCTATTACCGAATTTATAGAAAAACACTATTTGCATTTTAATGCAGCCGCACTGGTGGATGCTGCAAAAGGCTATGAAAAACACCTGAACAATGGCGGGAAAATGTTGGTCTCATTGGCAGGTGCAATGAGTACGGCCGAGCTGGGCAAGTCGCTGGCAGAGATGATTCGTCAGGATAAAATCCAGATTATTTCCTGTACCGGTGCCAATTTGGAAGAGGATGTAATGAACCTGGTGGCGCATTCACACTACAAGCGCGTTCCTGATTATCGGGATTTGACGCCCAAACAAGAGCGAGAATTATTGGACAAAGGTTTGAACCGGGTAACCGATACTTGTATTCCCGAGGAAGAAGCTTTTAGAAGAATTGAGCATAAGATTGTGAAAAAATGGCAAAAGGCTGAGGCGGAAGGAAAACGCTTTTTTCCGCATGAATTTTTGTACCAGCTTTTGTTGGATGGGGATTTGGAAGAGTATTATGAAATTGACCCAAAAAACAGTTGGATGCTGGCTGCTGCCAAAAAGAACTTGCCAATAATTGTCCCTGGCTGGGAAGATTCCACGCTGGGCAATATTTTCGCAGCCCATTGTATGTTGGGCGATGTAAAGCCATCCACTATGAAATCGGGAATAGAATACATGATGTGGTTGGCCGATTGGTACACGGATAATTCTCAAGAGCCCGGAATCGGGTTTTTCCAGATAGGCGGGGGCATTGCAGGTGATTTTCCGATTTGTGTAGTCCCGATGATGTATCAGGATTTGGAAAGAACCGACACACCTTTTTGGAGTTATTTCTGTCAAATATCTGATTCTACCACCAGCTACGGTTCATACTCCGGGGCGGTACCAAATGAAAAAATCACTTGGGGAAAATTGGATGAAAACACACCCAAATACATTGTAGAATCAGATGCCACCATCGTTGCACCTTTGATTTTTGCATACTTGCTTGGTTGGTAA
- a CDS encoding arginine decarboxylase yields MKKKYLDLIEQTFDFPQEEFEVKNGELSFHDIPLMELIKQYGTPLKITYLPQISAQIQKAKRLFNVAIAKADYKGKYHYAYCTKSSHFSFVLEEVLKNDTHLETSSAFDLNIIESLLEQKLITKQHYIICNGFKMPQYLSNIAQFINNGFENLIPILDNKSELSILEKQLSKPCPIGIRIASEEDPKFEFYTSRLGIGYKDIVPYYKEQIQNNKKFKLKMLHFFINTGIADNAYYWNELAKCVRVYCELKKICPDLTALDIGGGFPIKNSLTFAYDYEYMAEEIIAQIKQMCNEQNVQEPDIFTEFGSFTVGESGATLYSIVDQKKQNDREQWNMIDSSFMTTLPDAWAIGKRFVLLPVNNWGEEYQRVFLGGLTCDSDDYYNSEQHANAIYLPKFDPERKQYIGFFNTGAYQESLAGFGGIQHCLIPAPKHVVIDLDENGEYRTKLFAKEQSYKSMLKILGY; encoded by the coding sequence CCTCGATTTAATAGAGCAAACCTTTGATTTTCCGCAGGAAGAATTTGAAGTGAAAAATGGTGAATTGTCATTTCACGATATCCCTTTAATGGAATTGATCAAGCAATACGGAACGCCCTTAAAGATTACTTATCTGCCGCAAATCAGCGCCCAGATTCAAAAAGCAAAAAGACTTTTCAATGTGGCCATTGCCAAGGCCGATTACAAGGGCAAATACCATTATGCCTATTGTACCAAAAGCTCTCATTTCTCTTTTGTGCTGGAAGAAGTATTGAAAAATGATACGCACCTGGAAACCAGTTCAGCTTTTGACCTAAATATTATAGAAAGCTTGCTGGAGCAAAAACTCATTACCAAGCAGCATTACATCATTTGCAATGGTTTTAAAATGCCGCAATATCTCAGCAATATTGCGCAGTTTATCAATAATGGCTTTGAGAACCTCATTCCCATTTTAGACAATAAAAGTGAATTGTCAATTCTTGAAAAACAATTGTCAAAACCCTGTCCCATTGGTATTCGCATTGCTTCTGAGGAAGATCCTAAATTTGAATTCTACACCAGTCGATTGGGCATTGGCTACAAGGATATTGTGCCTTATTACAAAGAGCAAATCCAAAACAACAAGAAGTTTAAGCTTAAAATGCTGCACTTTTTCATCAATACAGGAATAGCCGACAATGCCTATTACTGGAATGAGTTGGCCAAATGCGTGCGCGTGTATTGCGAGTTGAAGAAAATTTGCCCTGATCTAACGGCACTGGATATTGGTGGTGGTTTTCCCATTAAGAACTCCCTCACTTTTGCCTATGATTACGAATATATGGCCGAGGAAATCATTGCGCAGATCAAGCAAATGTGTAATGAGCAAAACGTACAGGAGCCAGATATTTTTACCGAATTTGGTTCTTTTACCGTAGGAGAAAGCGGGGCTACGCTTTATTCCATTGTAGATCAGAAAAAACAAAACGACAGGGAGCAGTGGAACATGATCGACAGTTCTTTTATGACTACACTGCCCGATGCTTGGGCCATTGGGAAAAGGTTTGTTCTGCTTCCCGTAAACAACTGGGGGGAAGAATATCAGCGTGTATTTTTGGGCGGCCTGACCTGCGATAGCGATGATTACTACAATTCTGAGCAACATGCCAATGCCATTTATTTGCCCAAATTTGATCCTGAAAGAAAACAGTACATCGGCTTTTTCAATACAGGAGCCTATCAAGAATCGCTGGCCGGGTTTGGGGGCATTCAGCATTGTTTGATTCCCGCACCCAAGCATGTTGTAATTGACTTGGATGAGAATGGAGAGTATCGCACCAAGTTATTTGCCAAAGAACAGAGCTATAAATCCATGTTGAAGATTTTGGGCTATTAA